From Solibacillus isronensis, the proteins below share one genomic window:
- a CDS encoding LLM class flavin-dependent oxidoreductase: MTKVEFITMAPTSGDSEYVGNQTSNKGAQTWSGVGVDSDREPSVDYITKVAQAAEKAGFSTLLLPIGGSCVDSLVAASHLTAHTKTLNYLIAVRPGSTAPTQLAKQYSSVNYWTNNRVFVNVVTGGAPKELENDGDFLSHTDRYKRTREYIEILKRLFNGETFDYNGEFYTLKGANLPLPVKNAPPIFFGGSSPIAKDVATDVADVYMLWGETLETTKEELETVVKLAKEKNRDLSYSVSFQVVLGETEEVAFENANKIISQVDPEVLEAKHANTVSNGAVGVSRLHQLMLESKDNNFVIAPNIWAGLTQVLSGNSIALVGTPQQVAERIVEFVDLGFDKVLLRGFPHLEVIEEIGEKVIPLVHEILAKREEQLV, from the coding sequence ATGACAAAAGTAGAGTTTATTACGATGGCGCCAACTTCAGGCGATAGTGAATATGTAGGAAACCAAACGTCAAATAAAGGTGCACAAACATGGTCAGGTGTCGGTGTTGATTCGGATCGTGAACCATCTGTAGATTATATTACAAAAGTGGCACAGGCTGCTGAAAAAGCAGGCTTCTCGACATTATTGTTACCGATTGGCGGAAGCTGTGTAGATTCATTGGTTGCCGCATCGCATTTGACTGCACATACGAAGACATTGAATTACCTGATTGCTGTTCGACCTGGGTCTACTGCGCCTACACAACTGGCAAAACAGTATTCATCAGTCAACTACTGGACGAATAACCGTGTATTTGTCAATGTCGTAACTGGCGGAGCGCCAAAGGAACTAGAAAATGACGGGGACTTCTTATCACATACTGATCGTTACAAGCGTACACGTGAGTATATTGAAATTTTAAAACGCCTGTTTAACGGGGAAACGTTTGATTATAATGGCGAGTTCTACACATTAAAAGGAGCGAACTTACCATTGCCTGTTAAAAATGCACCTCCGATTTTCTTCGGTGGTTCATCACCGATTGCAAAAGATGTCGCAACAGATGTGGCTGACGTCTACATGCTTTGGGGCGAAACATTGGAAACGACAAAAGAAGAGCTGGAAACGGTAGTTAAACTGGCAAAAGAAAAAAATCGCGATCTTTCATACAGTGTTTCATTCCAGGTTGTATTGGGTGAAACAGAAGAAGTTGCGTTTGAAAATGCTAACAAAATTATTAGCCAAGTGGACCCGGAAGTATTGGAAGCAAAACATGCTAATACAGTTAGCAACGGAGCAGTAGGTGTGAGCCGCCTTCATCAGTTGATGCTTGAGTCAAAAGACAATAATTTCGTGATCGCACCGAATATTTGGGCAGGGTTAACACAAGTGTTATCCGGCAACTCGATTGCGCTTGTCGGTACGCCACAGCAGGTAGCGGAGCGCATCGTGGAGTTCGTTGATTTAGGCTTCGACAAAGTGTTGTTACGCGGTTTCCCGCACTTGGAAGTAATTGAAGAGATTGGCGAAAAGGTCATTCCACTCGTTCATGAAATATTGGCTAAACGCGAAGAACAGTTAGTGTAG
- a CDS encoding LLM class flavin-dependent oxidoreductase, with amino-acid sequence MEQYRINEKNGMEFGLYTLGDHIPNPLTGSRIPAQQRIQEIIEASQLAEQAGIDVFAVGESHQQYFTTQAHSVVLGAIAQATKSIKLTSSATVLSVADPVRVYEDFATIDLISNGRAEIVAGRGSRVGAHELFGVSLRDYEEIFEEKLALLKQLNDNSVVNYNGKFRPTLKDAHILPQPLNGSIPIWRAVGGPPGSAIKAGYMGIPMMLTTLGGPSINFKASVDAYREAADRSGFDAASLPIATTSLFYVAETEKEAVDGMHPHLSSGFQAIRGQGYPRWQVEQAPQVEDALMVGSPNQIIEKILYQYELFGMQRFMAQIDFGGVPFDKVMKNIELIGNEIIPAIKKYTAK; translated from the coding sequence ATGGAACAATATCGAATCAATGAAAAAAATGGGATGGAGTTTGGACTATATACGTTAGGTGACCACATTCCAAACCCTTTAACAGGGTCACGCATCCCTGCGCAGCAGCGCATTCAGGAAATCATCGAAGCGAGCCAATTAGCGGAACAGGCAGGAATTGATGTATTTGCAGTCGGTGAAAGTCATCAGCAATATTTCACTACACAGGCTCATTCAGTCGTACTCGGTGCAATTGCACAGGCAACGAAAAGCATTAAACTGACAAGCTCTGCGACCGTGTTAAGCGTAGCGGATCCAGTCCGTGTTTACGAGGATTTTGCGACAATCGATCTAATTTCGAATGGCCGTGCAGAAATCGTTGCAGGTCGCGGTTCACGGGTCGGCGCACATGAACTGTTCGGGGTCAGTCTACGTGACTACGAGGAAATTTTTGAGGAAAAACTCGCTCTGTTAAAACAGTTAAATGATAATTCGGTTGTAAACTATAACGGCAAATTTCGTCCGACTTTAAAGGATGCACATATTTTACCTCAGCCTTTAAATGGTTCGATTCCGATTTGGCGGGCTGTTGGCGGTCCTCCCGGCAGTGCGATAAAAGCCGGCTATATGGGCATTCCCATGATGCTGACTACTTTAGGCGGACCTTCGATAAACTTTAAAGCTTCTGTTGATGCATACCGCGAAGCAGCAGATCGCAGTGGTTTTGATGCAGCATCTTTACCGATTGCAACGACGAGTCTGTTTTATGTTGCGGAAACGGAAAAAGAGGCGGTCGATGGGATGCACCCGCATTTAAGCAGCGGTTTCCAGGCGATTCGCGGTCAAGGCTATCCGCGCTGGCAAGTGGAACAGGCACCGCAAGTGGAAGATGCACTCATGGTCGGCAGTCCGAACCAAATAATCGAAAAGATACTGTACCAATACGAATTGTTCGGCATGCAACGCTTCATGGCCCAAATCGATTTTGGCGGTGTACCGTTTGACAAAGTAATGAAAAATATCGAACTGATCGGTAACGAAATCATCCCAGCGATTAAAAAATATACGGCGAAATAA
- a CDS encoding LLM class flavin-dependent oxidoreductase: protein MTKKQMKLGVFLMGTGHHIASWRHPDAQADASENVEFFKEVAVKAEQGKLDMLFLSDGLSFNELSHPAEQVRFEPLTLLSVLSTVTKNIGLTATASTTYNEPFHIARKFSSLDHLSGGRAAWNIVTSYYSAEASNFNKDQHLDHSLRYERAEEFVEVVKGLWDSYEDDALARNKQTGEYITKGKLHTLNHKGEYYAVRGPLNSSRPPQGRPVLVQAGSSEAGTTLAAQQADVIFTAQQTLEDAQQFYKKLKDKAVAAGRDRDDIKIMPGVSIYVAETKEKAYAKYEELQQLITPEIGLDFLADYLGVDLSQHDLDGPLPKDIPPTNGNRSRQQLIIELAERENLTIRELYLRIAGSRGHRIIFGSPSEIADQLIEWVDQEAADGFNLMPPYFPGGFTDFIDLVIPELQKRGVFRTEYEGKTLRENLGLKQVPSRYTLQNI from the coding sequence ATGACGAAAAAACAAATGAAATTAGGCGTCTTTTTAATGGGTACAGGGCATCACATCGCTTCATGGCGTCATCCGGATGCACAGGCTGACGCAAGCGAAAATGTCGAGTTTTTTAAAGAAGTTGCTGTAAAAGCGGAGCAAGGGAAATTGGATATGCTGTTCTTAAGTGATGGTTTATCTTTTAACGAGCTTTCACACCCGGCAGAACAAGTTCGCTTTGAACCACTTACATTACTAAGTGTCTTATCAACAGTGACTAAAAATATCGGTTTAACAGCTACTGCTTCAACAACATACAATGAGCCATTCCATATCGCACGTAAGTTTTCATCGCTTGACCATTTAAGCGGCGGGCGTGCTGCATGGAATATTGTAACAAGTTACTATTCAGCAGAAGCGAGCAACTTTAACAAGGATCAGCATCTGGATCATTCTCTACGCTATGAACGGGCAGAAGAATTTGTCGAAGTAGTTAAAGGATTATGGGATTCTTATGAAGATGATGCATTGGCACGCAATAAACAGACGGGTGAATATATTACAAAAGGGAAGCTGCACACGTTAAACCATAAAGGTGAATATTACGCTGTACGCGGTCCGTTAAATTCATCGCGTCCGCCTCAAGGAAGACCGGTTTTAGTACAGGCAGGATCATCGGAAGCCGGTACGACACTTGCTGCACAACAAGCGGATGTTATCTTTACAGCACAGCAGACGCTTGAAGACGCACAACAATTTTATAAAAAACTGAAAGACAAGGCAGTTGCTGCAGGCCGTGACCGTGATGATATTAAAATCATGCCGGGCGTATCGATTTACGTGGCGGAAACGAAAGAAAAGGCCTACGCCAAATATGAGGAACTGCAACAGTTAATTACACCGGAAATTGGCCTGGACTTTTTAGCAGACTATTTAGGTGTAGATCTGTCACAACATGACCTGGATGGCCCATTGCCGAAAGATATTCCTCCGACAAACGGTAACCGTAGCCGTCAGCAGCTGATCATCGAACTGGCGGAACGTGAAAATCTGACGATTCGTGAGCTGTATTTACGTATCGCCGGTTCACGTGGTCATCGCATTATTTTCGGTTCACCAAGTGAAATAGCTGATCAGTTAATAGAGTGGGTAGATCAGGAAGCTGCGGATGGCTTCAACTTAATGCCTCCGTATTTCCCGGGCGGTTTTACCGATTTTATTGATTTAGTTATTCCGGAGCTTCAAAAGCGCGGGGTATTCCGTACAGAATATGAAGGTAAGACACTACGTGAAAATTTAGGGTTAAAACAAGTCCCATCCCGTTATACTTTACAAAATATTTAG
- a CDS encoding 3-hydroxyacyl-CoA dehydrogenase: MLKGEVPMKYKKVTIAGSGVLGSQIAFQSAFFGFEVNVYDINEEAITKAKQRMATLKTTYGEYFQDVGRAEKASDSLQFYTDLTEATKDADIVIEAVPERIEIKQDFYENLGKVAPEKTVFASNSSTLLPSQFAEFTGRPEKFLALHFANSIWQNNTAEVMGHPGTDMQYVEQVADFARNIGMIPFVLKKEQPGYILNSLLVPFLSAAMELWVKDIADPHTIDKNWMVSTGSPRGPFAIYDIVGMETPYNLNLMRAEHDPTAKLVAEKIKREMIDHGKMGVSTGEGFYKYPNPAYMDPDFLKSN, translated from the coding sequence ATTTTAAAAGGAGAGGTTCCTATGAAGTATAAAAAGGTAACAATTGCAGGAAGCGGTGTTTTAGGTAGTCAAATTGCATTCCAATCCGCATTTTTCGGATTTGAAGTAAATGTTTATGATATTAATGAAGAGGCAATTACTAAGGCAAAACAGCGAATGGCCACATTAAAAACAACATATGGCGAATATTTTCAAGACGTTGGCCGTGCTGAAAAAGCGTCTGACAGTCTTCAGTTTTACACTGATTTAACAGAAGCAACAAAAGATGCAGATATCGTTATTGAAGCAGTGCCGGAACGTATAGAAATCAAACAGGATTTTTATGAAAACCTTGGGAAAGTGGCACCTGAAAAAACAGTTTTTGCTTCCAATTCCTCAACATTATTACCAAGTCAATTCGCCGAGTTTACGGGCCGCCCGGAAAAGTTCCTGGCATTACACTTTGCGAACTCTATTTGGCAAAACAATACGGCGGAAGTAATGGGACATCCTGGAACAGATATGCAGTATGTTGAACAAGTGGCAGATTTTGCACGTAATATCGGCATGATTCCTTTTGTGCTGAAAAAAGAGCAGCCTGGCTATATTCTTAATTCATTATTAGTACCATTTTTATCTGCGGCAATGGAGCTTTGGGTAAAAGATATCGCAGATCCGCATACAATCGATAAAAACTGGATGGTTTCAACAGGATCACCACGCGGGCCATTTGCAATATACGACATCGTAGGGATGGAGACACCGTATAATTTAAACTTAATGCGCGCAGAACATGATCCAACAGCAAAACTAGTGGCAGAAAAAATTAAACGCGAAATGATTGATCATGGTAAAATGGGCGTTTCAACAGGCGAAGGTTTCTACAAATACCCGAATCCGGCCTATATGGATCCAGACTTTTTAAAATCGAATTAA
- the ssuE gene encoding NADPH-dependent FMN reductase: MTKAILINGGNSVTSRLTGVQQSIESLLEQQGISHETIQVHQLPAEDLITANYASEAIAEEIVKVGEADIVFFLTPIYKGSYTGILKTFIDLLPQKGLENKIVVPVAIGGSIAHLLALEYSLKPVLSILGATTISSPIYIVDSQVTKTDNGFTLEEAAKERIEKVWESVAPKSKVTV; encoded by the coding sequence ATGACAAAAGCGATTTTAATTAATGGGGGAAACAGTGTGACATCCCGATTAACAGGCGTTCAGCAATCAATTGAATCATTGCTTGAGCAGCAGGGCATTTCTCATGAAACAATTCAGGTTCATCAGTTGCCTGCAGAAGACTTAATTACTGCAAACTATGCGAGTGAAGCGATTGCTGAAGAAATTGTCAAAGTAGGAGAGGCCGATATCGTATTTTTCCTTACACCGATCTATAAAGGTTCCTATACTGGCATTTTGAAAACATTCATCGATTTACTGCCGCAAAAAGGGCTGGAAAACAAAATTGTCGTACCAGTTGCAATCGGCGGGTCAATCGCACACTTGTTGGCACTGGAATATTCATTGAAGCCGGTCCTTTCGATTTTAGGGGCGACTACAATTTCTAGTCCGATTTATATCGTTGACTCACAAGTAACGAAAACTGACAATGGCTTTACATTAGAGGAAGCAGCAAAAGAACGCATCGAAAAGGTGTGGGAAAGTGTTGCACCCAAAAGTAAAGTAACTGTATAA
- a CDS encoding chemotaxis protein CheY yields MAIAVVVNDEGIVTPIVEGTILRIIQQDHTVEDLRNPALDLTEGRRGATLRKAIELGATTFVAPPETFCELSYKKAQEEQISFINIPANQSFAQVAEQLKSDIIQQSNELPADEVVASAPVTK; encoded by the coding sequence ATGGCAATTGCAGTTGTAGTAAATGATGAAGGTATAGTAACACCGATTGTGGAAGGAACAATTTTACGTATTATTCAGCAGGACCATACTGTAGAAGATTTGCGTAATCCGGCACTTGATTTAACAGAAGGACGTCGTGGCGCAACATTACGTAAAGCAATTGAACTGGGGGCGACAACTTTTGTTGCACCGCCTGAAACTTTCTGCGAATTATCTTACAAAAAAGCACAGGAAGAGCAAATTTCGTTTATTAACATTCCGGCAAATCAATCATTTGCACAGGTGGCAGAACAGTTGAAATCAGACATAATTCAACAATCAAACGAATTACCGGCTGATGAAGTAGTAGCAAGTGCACCGGTTACAAAATAA
- a CDS encoding FixH family protein, producing the protein MKRLLLTVLLLTGCSAQANETLDVTLNASKSELEAFEPVTITATVTYNGEPIQNDVEIEFELINPTGNAIGSVTPDTSGDGKFTIETSFDGTGTYKVISHVSYGEQHEMPEIEVKLN; encoded by the coding sequence ATGAAAAGACTTTTACTTACAGTGCTACTGCTTACCGGCTGTAGTGCACAAGCAAATGAAACGCTCGATGTAACATTAAATGCCAGTAAATCTGAGCTCGAAGCATTCGAACCTGTAACGATCACAGCAACCGTAACGTACAACGGTGAACCAATTCAAAACGATGTGGAAATTGAATTCGAACTGATCAATCCAACCGGCAATGCCATTGGTTCCGTGACACCAGATACTAGCGGGGACGGGAAGTTTACGATCGAAACGAGCTTTGACGGTACCGGCACTTATAAAGTGATTTCACATGTTAGTTATGGGGAACAGCACGAAATGCCTGAAATCGAGGTGAAGCTGAATTGA
- a CDS encoding ABC transporter substrate-binding protein, with translation MKKTNQKWIASLALTVGLLAACGDDKQISKGAASDDYEITVGLSQSAGGTLVDIAHQEGYFEEEHITVNRVGFANSADGLNALQAGKIDVGLTFGTAGPLTFIANGSDFSIIGGHLEGGHPILTKKENAGQYTSLESYKGKKVGTIRIFTSDIVFRSALEDAGIDWKKDLEIVEFKTGSMLLEAVASGKVDVAVSANSFYAQAVDMGLEAVAWSNDLQEGHVCCRVVTRSELLAEEDGEAYKRFLKALIRAERKKIEDPQSAVTAAKEYMKVDEKVINTIVNDSHSNYSSDPSREKVVQMWEQMKEIGYVENVDDIDVNEYVNIDLYEKALTELIEQYPDDAYYKDQLVRFNEQNI, from the coding sequence ATGAAAAAAACAAATCAGAAATGGATTGCTTCACTCGCTTTAACAGTAGGTTTACTTGCTGCATGCGGAGATGATAAACAAATTTCAAAAGGGGCAGCCTCTGACGATTATGAAATCACGGTTGGTTTAAGTCAGTCTGCAGGTGGAACACTTGTCGACATTGCTCATCAGGAAGGCTATTTTGAAGAAGAACATATTACGGTCAATCGTGTTGGCTTTGCAAACTCGGCAGACGGACTGAATGCACTGCAGGCGGGGAAAATTGATGTCGGATTAACATTCGGTACAGCTGGCCCCTTAACGTTTATCGCAAACGGCTCGGATTTCTCCATTATTGGAGGGCATTTGGAGGGCGGACACCCGATTTTAACGAAAAAGGAAAACGCGGGGCAATATACTTCACTTGAAAGCTATAAAGGAAAAAAAGTTGGAACGATCAGGATCTTTACATCGGATATCGTTTTCCGTTCTGCGCTTGAAGATGCAGGTATCGACTGGAAAAAAGATCTGGAAATTGTTGAATTCAAAACAGGTAGTATGCTGCTTGAAGCGGTAGCATCAGGAAAAGTGGACGTTGCAGTATCGGCAAACTCATTCTACGCACAAGCAGTTGATATGGGTCTTGAAGCAGTTGCATGGAGCAATGATTTACAGGAAGGGCATGTATGCTGTCGTGTTGTAACACGCTCGGAATTATTGGCGGAAGAAGACGGGGAAGCATATAAACGTTTCTTAAAGGCACTTATTCGCGCTGAACGTAAAAAGATTGAAGATCCGCAATCAGCAGTAACTGCAGCGAAAGAGTATATGAAAGTCGATGAGAAAGTAATTAATACGATTGTAAACGACAGCCACTCGAATTATTCTTCTGACCCAAGCAGAGAGAAAGTCGTTCAAATGTGGGAGCAAATGAAAGAAATCGGCTATGTTGAAAATGTGGATGATATTGATGTAAACGAATATGTAAATATCGATCTATACGAAAAAGCATTAACTGAGTTAATCGAACAATATCCGGATGATGCTTATTACAAAGATCAGCTCGTTCGTTTTAATGAACAAAACATTTAA
- a CDS encoding ABC transporter permease produces the protein MLTFFKRYNLTILIGIIFIAVWALVTKYATWINPVIFPQPLTVVESFSAKIGELLTGVVSSMKLLIPGFFGALVTGIVGGLFFGLNKRSREILMPYFHALSPIPPTLFIPYVIAILPTFQTASMSLIFIGAFWPVFLGTIHGVLLIEKHYLDNAKSLGLKGPTFLLKVVLPASAPHILSGASTSLGMSFLILTIAEMFGASSGMGFFIQYYSDFSQYHYVLAGIIFNSIIIVAIMIAFEKLKKRLLFWTNLKADGK, from the coding sequence ATGCTCACATTTTTTAAACGCTATAATCTTACTATTTTGATAGGAATAATATTTATTGCGGTTTGGGCACTTGTCACAAAATATGCGACATGGATCAATCCGGTAATATTCCCGCAGCCTCTAACGGTCGTTGAGTCATTTTCCGCGAAAATCGGGGAGCTATTAACCGGTGTTGTGAGCTCGATGAAACTACTGATACCAGGGTTCTTCGGAGCTTTAGTGACAGGTATTGTAGGCGGTCTGTTTTTCGGATTGAACAAACGGTCACGTGAAATATTAATGCCTTACTTTCATGCACTAAGTCCGATTCCGCCAACGCTGTTCATACCATATGTCATTGCAATTTTACCGACTTTCCAAACAGCTTCGATGTCTCTTATTTTTATCGGCGCATTTTGGCCAGTATTTTTAGGAACGATTCATGGCGTGCTGCTGATTGAAAAGCATTATCTTGACAATGCGAAATCTCTTGGTTTAAAAGGACCAACGTTTTTACTGAAAGTCGTGTTGCCCGCAAGTGCACCCCATATTTTAAGTGGTGCGAGTACATCACTTGGTATGAGCTTCCTGATTTTAACGATCGCCGAAATGTTCGGTGCTTCATCAGGAATGGGCTTTTTCATCCAGTATTACAGTGACTTCTCACAATATCATTACGTGCTTGCAGGCATTATTTTTAACAGTATTATAATTGTCGCTATCATGATCGCATTTGAAAAATTAAAAAAACGCCTGCTGTTCTGGACAAATTTAAAGGCTGATGGTAAATGA
- a CDS encoding O-acetylhomoserine aminocarboxypropyltransferase/cysteine synthase family protein: MTFFNQETIALHTGQTVDPVTRSRAVPLYQTTSYVFDDTEHAANLFKLQESGYLYSRNANPTNAVFEERLAALEGGVGGFAVASGQAAILIAVLTVAQAGDEIVATNALYGGTYTLFSKTLPRFGVTVRFVEGSDLQEVEAAINDKTRAVFTETIGNPSLQIADIEGLAQVAHRHDVPLIVDNTFATPYLSKPIEFGADIVVHSTTKFIGGHGTSLGGAIIDGGKFEWKAPRFTSFVEPNELIGNRSFVEAAGEKAFITKARFELGHDLGATLSPFNAWLFIQGLESLAVRVRQHVVNAQAVAEYLAEHDLVEWVNYPTLPGNDPNNLVEKYLPKGAGSIFSFGIKGGLEAAKAFINNVQLLSHVANVGDSKSLVIHPASTSHSRLSPEQQLASGVTPGLIRLSIGLEDIEDIKNDLAQSLQKAAEVAQITK; encoded by the coding sequence ATGACATTTTTTAACCAGGAAACAATTGCTCTCCATACAGGTCAGACAGTTGACCCGGTAACACGCTCGCGTGCAGTTCCGCTGTATCAGACAACTTCGTATGTATTTGATGACACGGAACATGCGGCAAACTTGTTTAAATTACAGGAAAGCGGCTATTTATATTCGCGAAATGCCAACCCGACAAATGCTGTATTTGAAGAGCGTCTTGCTGCATTGGAGGGCGGTGTCGGAGGATTTGCGGTCGCTTCCGGACAGGCGGCAATCTTAATTGCTGTACTGACTGTCGCACAGGCAGGCGATGAAATTGTAGCAACGAACGCCCTTTATGGCGGCACGTATACATTGTTTTCTAAGACTTTGCCTCGCTTCGGTGTAACGGTACGCTTTGTCGAAGGATCTGACTTACAAGAAGTTGAAGCAGCAATCAATGATAAAACACGCGCCGTATTCACTGAAACAATTGGCAATCCGAGTTTGCAAATTGCAGATATTGAAGGATTGGCACAAGTAGCCCATCGCCATGATGTCCCGCTTATTGTTGATAATACATTTGCGACACCTTACTTATCAAAACCGATTGAATTTGGAGCAGATATCGTTGTACATTCTACAACGAAATTTATCGGCGGTCACGGAACATCATTAGGCGGTGCGATAATTGATGGCGGTAAATTTGAATGGAAAGCGCCTCGATTCACAAGCTTCGTGGAACCGAATGAATTAATTGGCAATCGTTCATTTGTTGAAGCTGCTGGAGAAAAAGCATTCATTACGAAGGCACGTTTTGAGCTGGGGCATGATCTAGGCGCCACATTATCACCATTCAATGCATGGCTTTTTATTCAAGGTCTTGAATCACTGGCAGTGCGCGTTCGTCAGCATGTTGTAAACGCACAGGCAGTAGCTGAATATTTAGCAGAGCATGATTTAGTGGAATGGGTAAATTATCCGACACTACCTGGAAATGATCCAAACAATTTAGTAGAGAAGTATTTACCAAAAGGGGCGGGGTCAATATTCAGCTTTGGTATCAAAGGCGGACTAGAAGCAGCAAAGGCATTTATTAATAATGTTCAGCTACTTTCACATGTTGCAAATGTTGGCGACTCGAAGTCACTTGTCATCCATCCGGCAAGTACATCGCACTCACGACTATCACCGGAACAGCAATTGGCAAGTGGTGTAACACCGGGTTTGATCCGTTTATCAATTGGTTTGGAAGACATTGAAGATATTAAAAACGACTTGGCACAAAGCTTACAAAAAGCTGCCGAAGTTGCTCAAATAACAAAATAA
- a CDS encoding redoxin domain-containing protein: protein MRKWVQLSLSTVLIVALSYAIISNTSKQKAEAKTEEIVLQSTSGEQFAIPDEGNYILNFWATYCPPCEREMPAFKAAYETLQSHNIELYAVNVEEPTRLVNQYLTKFDLPFPILLDRKGQLKENYKILTLPTTLFLQDGKVVHTVKGELTEQELLTLTQKFLY, encoded by the coding sequence TTGAGAAAATGGGTCCAGTTATCATTATCCACGGTCCTGATAGTCGCACTAAGCTATGCCATTATTTCAAATACGTCCAAACAGAAGGCAGAAGCGAAAACTGAGGAAATTGTGCTCCAGTCAACTTCCGGTGAGCAATTTGCCATTCCGGATGAAGGCAACTATATCCTTAACTTCTGGGCAACTTACTGCCCCCCATGTGAAAGGGAAATGCCCGCCTTTAAAGCGGCGTATGAAACACTTCAGTCACATAACATTGAGCTTTATGCAGTCAATGTGGAAGAACCGACAAGGCTGGTCAATCAATACTTAACGAAATTCGATTTGCCTTTTCCGATTCTGTTAGACCGTAAAGGGCAGCTGAAAGAAAACTATAAAATTTTAACTTTGCCGACGACGTTATTTTTGCAAGATGGAAAAGTAGTACACACCGTAAAAGGTGAACTGACAGAACAAGAATTGCTTACACTTACCCAAAAATTTCTTTATTAA
- a CDS encoding ABC transporter ATP-binding protein: MVQLLERPVPQQTPISTKDSTKKKTKIKVQNIDFSYDATTKILNNIQLEVQDGEFLVFMGPSGCGKSTLLRMMAGLEPFSNGNIEINGKSVKETHPDCGVVFQDYSLFPWLTAQANVMLALKQRNKKMPKKELAHIAEQYLTLVHLGHAVKKYPGQMSGGMKQRAAIARALSYGSDLLLMDEPFGALDPVTRIQLQDLLVQISAEQKRTVVFVTHDVDEAIYLADRIVIFAPGKNGAVTKSIQVPIEKKGTDRQKLFENKEFRAFRESLLNEMNEQIVNSLKTEIADGAGI; the protein is encoded by the coding sequence ATGGTTCAATTATTGGAACGTCCAGTGCCACAACAAACCCCTATATCTACGAAAGATAGTACTAAGAAAAAAACGAAGATTAAAGTCCAGAATATCGATTTCAGTTATGATGCGACGACAAAAATTTTAAACAATATTCAGCTTGAAGTGCAAGATGGCGAGTTTCTCGTATTTATGGGACCTTCCGGATGCGGGAAAAGTACATTGCTCAGAATGATGGCAGGGCTTGAACCATTTTCAAATGGCAATATCGAAATAAACGGTAAATCCGTAAAGGAAACTCACCCTGACTGCGGAGTCGTTTTCCAGGATTATTCCTTATTTCCATGGCTGACGGCACAGGCGAATGTCATGCTTGCATTAAAACAGCGTAATAAAAAAATGCCGAAAAAAGAGCTGGCACATATCGCAGAGCAATATTTGACACTTGTCCATTTAGGGCATGCCGTAAAAAAATACCCTGGCCAAATGTCAGGTGGTATGAAACAGCGTGCAGCCATTGCGCGTGCATTAAGCTACGGTTCGGATTTACTGCTGATGGATGAACCATTTGGCGCTTTGGATCCTGTCACACGTATTCAACTGCAGGATCTGCTTGTTCAAATTAGTGCCGAACAAAAACGTACAGTCGTATTTGTTACACATGATGTTGACGAAGCCATTTATTTGGCGGACCGTATTGTCATCTTTGCTCCCGGGAAAAACGGGGCGGTGACGAAAAGCATTCAAGTACCGATTGAGAAAAAAGGGACGGATCGTCAAAAACTATTTGAAAACAAGGAGTTCCGTGCATTTCGTGAATCCCTTTTAAATGAGATGAACGAACAGATCGTCAATAGTTTAAAAACAGAAATAGCAGATGGCGCAGGAATATAG